A stretch of DNA from Candidatus Rubrimentiphilum sp.:
ACCGGCAGCTCTGCGCTGCGACGGAATCCCGACGACGAGATCCGGGTGCAGCGCGACGATTTTTTCGGCATCGATCGTCGCCGCATCGTCGACCGCCGGCAAACCTTTGGCGCACGGTATATCCGAGCTGAACTGCGAGACGCCGACAAGCTGCTTGGCCGCGCCGATCGCGCAGAGATCCTCCGTAAGCGACGGAATCAGCGAGATAATGCGCGCCGGCACTTCCGGCGGACGCGCGGCATTCGACGGCGAGCACGCCGACAGCACGACGGCCACCACAAGCATACTCGCGCGCAAGCTCAAGCGCATTGCGCCACAAACCGCTCGACTGCGGCGTCCCCGGCTAGGAAGTGGCGGTGCAAGAAGCTTGCCAGCACGTGCGGACGCCACGCGCCGGTACGCGAATCCTCCAGCGAGTAGGCCGCCTCTTCCGAAAGAGATTCGCTCGCGTAATGAAATTCATAGGCCTTCAGATCGTCGCCCCGTTCGTCGCAAACAGAATCGTGCAGCGCCTGCGCGCGCCGGTAGCCGATGTGCAAACGAGGCTGCGCGATGCTCGTACGCCCTCGCAAGGCGCCGCACATCGGAAAGACGCCGTCGTGCGTCTCCAACTCGCCGGCGAGATACATCATGCCGCCGCATTCGGCATAGACGGGCAAGCCCGCATCAATCGCTGATGCTATGCTGCGGCGCATCGCTTCGTTTGCGGCAAGCTCCCCAACGTGGGACTCGGGATAACCGCCGCCCAGCCATAGTCCATGGGCGCCGGCTGGGAGATTGCTGTCTCGTAACACGGAGAAGCGCGCGATCTGCGCGCCCGCGTGCTCGAGCGCTTCGATCGTCTCGGGATAGGTGAACCAGAGCGCCGAATCGTCCGCGACGGCGATGCGCGGCGACGGACCGCGACGTGTTGTCAATCGTTCGCCCGGGCCGGGCACCTGCTCGCGCGGTTGGGGAAAGAACACTGGATCGATCTGATCTGCCAAAACATCCGCTACGTCCTCCGCGATCGTTGCAACACCTTGCACGCGTTCGAGATCGAGCCCGAGATGGCGCTCCGGTATCTTCCACTCAATGCGATTCGGAAGCACGGCGACTACCGGAACACCGATCGCTGTAAAGGCGCGGCGTACCGCGCTCTCATGCGCGGCTCCGCCTACGCGATTCAAAATAACGCCCGCGATGTGTACTCGTGGCAGCATCTGCGAGCAGCCAAGTGCGATCGCGGCAGCGCTTTGCGACATGCGCCACAGATCGATAACGAGTAAAACGGGTGCGTCCAGCAATGCGGCCACGTGCGCGGTCGATGTGTCGCCCATGGTGTCGCCATCGAAAAGTCCCATCATGCCTTCGAGCAACGCCACGGATCCCGCGGTTGCGCCGACGTGCGAGCGGACGCGTTCTGCTCCGTCCAGCCAGAGATCGACATTGCGGGCCGCCCGGCCGCAGACGTTCTCATAGAGCCGCGCGTCGATGTAATCAGGCCCGATCTTGAACGGCTGCACCGGAATTCCGCGGCGCGCGAGCAGCGCGGCAAGAGCCAAACCTACGAGGGTTTTCCCCTCACCGGTGCCGGCCGCCGCGACGACTAGTTTGTCTTTCAAGGAATGCACAGCTTTCAAAAGACCAGGAAGGCTCGCCTGCAGCGCGTATCAAGTGCGTATCGCATTTGTGCGCGGGAAGCCGGTCAAAAACCGGCACGGTCGCGCCACTGTAGGCGGGGAGCCGCCCGGCGTCACTCCATTTTGGGGGAAGGCCCGGGCACCAGGCTACGATCCGCGAGTCAGGATACCAGCGCAAATGCCGCACAACCACCTCGCGAAAAGGAAGGGGTTGCCATGTTCTGGTTTTTCCTTGTCATCACGATCGGCAGCGCCGGTCAGCCTTCACCATCGCCGTCGCCATCGGCGCTTCCGGAGATCGCCCACGTGTATACGAGCGATCGCACCGATGAAACGCTGAAAAATGCAGCTCGCACGACGTACATCGTCACGCGAGCGGATATCGATCGCAACGGCTATCGCACCGTCGGTCAGGCGCTTCAAAGCCTGCCGGCCTTCGAGCTTTCACCGTACGGCGCGATCGGGTCGTCGGCACAATACGGGATCCGCGGCAGCAACAGCGCGCAGATTCTCGTGCTGGTCGACGGCTTGCCGGCGCCCGGATCGTTTGCAAATAGTGTAGAGATTCAAACGATGCCCACCACCGGCGTCGATCGCATCGAGGTGGTTGAAGGCGGCGGCTCCACGCTGTACGGTACCGGCGCAATCGGCGGAATAGTGAATGTCATCACCCAGCGCAGCTCGGGATACGGTGCGACGCTGCGCGCCGGATCGTTCGGCGACCGTTCGGCCGAAATCCGCAGCGACCACATCCAATTCTCACGGATCGTTGCGCGCAACGACTTCACGCTGCCGGACGGGACGACCAGGCCCGACAGTGACTATGAAGCTTCCGCACTGCACGCGAATTTTGATTTTCCCGTTGGAAGCTTTGATGCCGCCTTGCGAGCGGGCATTTCAAGCGATCGCGTCGGCGCCCCAGGGCCGGATGCTTTTCTTTCCACGACGTCGCGCGAAACCGACTTAAACTCAGGCGCGAACCTGACTTTGACGCGCAAGAGTGCTCAAGCCCAAACGACATTTCAGTTCGGCGGCACGACACAGCGCATTACGTTTGCCTGCAACACAAACGATCCGAACTGCTTTCAATCCGTTGAATCTTTGAACACCGAAGGGCGCGTCGATTTCGGCGCGAGAAACGTCGTGAGCGGCGCGGACGAACAGCTGCTCTACGGAATAGATCTCTCGCGCGGTTCCGTGCGTTCCGATGCGGGCGGCCTTTTCTCAACGAACTCCCTGGCGCAAGCCGCTGCGTACGTGCAGCAAACGGTCTCCGGTCGCTGGGGAAGCGCCTACGCCGGACTGCGCGCCGAACGCGACGGCGCGTTGGGTGGAGAGCTCTCTCCCTCGGCCGGGTTCGATATTCACCTCTCGAACGAAGCCTCGCTCAAAGGCAACGTCGCGACGGCGTTTCGCGCGCCGAACGCGACCGAGCTGTACTTTCCGTTCTTCGGAAATCCCGACCTTAAGCCCGAACGTGCCAAGGTTGCGGACTTGACGATCGTGGATTCGCACGTGCTAGGCGGCGCCTCGCTGACCTGGTTTGAGAATCGCACGAATGAGTTGATCGTCACGGAGCTGATCGATCCGGTGAACTTTATATTCGCGCCGGAAAACGTCGACCACGCGCTGATCGAAGGACTAACGCTCGACGTAAAGACTGCACCGCTGCATGGTTTCACAGCAGCGTTGAACATCACCGACCTGTTTCGTGCGGCAGATCTCGACGCGCAGAGCAGGCTGCCCGACGATCCGGTGTTCACGGCCAACCTGCGCTTGGACTACGCCGGCAGCGGATTCGTTCACGGTTTCGGCGCGGCGATCCATTCGGCAGGGCGGCGCGGTTTGGTGAACCTTCTGCAGCCAATCTTCGATCAGCCCGTGGCGTATACGAACACCGATGCGTATCTTTCGCTGCGCGCGGC
This window harbors:
- a CDS encoding TonB-dependent receptor, translating into MFWFFLVITIGSAGQPSPSPSPSALPEIAHVYTSDRTDETLKNAARTTYIVTRADIDRNGYRTVGQALQSLPAFELSPYGAIGSSAQYGIRGSNSAQILVLVDGLPAPGSFANSVEIQTMPTTGVDRIEVVEGGGSTLYGTGAIGGIVNVITQRSSGYGATLRAGSFGDRSAEIRSDHIQFSRIVARNDFTLPDGTTRPDSDYEASALHANFDFPVGSFDAALRAGISSDRVGAPGPDAFLSTTSRETDLNSGANLTLTRKSAQAQTTFQFGGTTQRITFACNTNDPNCFQSVESLNTEGRVDFGARNVVSGADEQLLYGIDLSRGSVRSDAGGLFSTNSLAQAAAYVQQTVSGRWGSAYAGLRAERDGALGGELSPSAGFDIHLSNEASLKGNVATAFRAPNATELYFPFFGNPDLKPERAKVADLTIVDSHVLGGASLTWFENRTNELIVTELIDPVNFIFAPENVDHALIEGLTLDVKTAPLHGFTAALNITDLFRAADLDAQSRLPDDPVFTANLRLDYAGSGFVHGFGAAIHSAGRRGLVNLLQPIFDQPVAYTNTDAYLSLRAAPHVLFTLRGFDLGNERYGAVNSFPMPGRTFAFELSSY
- a CDS encoding cobyrinate a,c-diamide synthase, translated to MKDKLVVAAAGTGEGKTLVGLALAALLARRGIPVQPFKIGPDYIDARLYENVCGRAARNVDLWLDGAERVRSHVGATAGSVALLEGMMGLFDGDTMGDTSTAHVAALLDAPVLLVIDLWRMSQSAAAIALGCSQMLPRVHIAGVILNRVGGAAHESAVRRAFTAIGVPVVAVLPNRIEWKIPERHLGLDLERVQGVATIAEDVADVLADQIDPVFFPQPREQVPGPGERLTTRRGPSPRIAVADDSALWFTYPETIEALEHAGAQIARFSVLRDSNLPAGAHGLWLGGGYPESHVGELAANEAMRRSIASAIDAGLPVYAECGGMMYLAGELETHDGVFPMCGALRGRTSIAQPRLHIGYRRAQALHDSVCDERGDDLKAYEFHYASESLSEEAAYSLEDSRTGAWRPHVLASFLHRHFLAGDAAVERFVAQCA